In Betaproteobacteria bacterium, the following proteins share a genomic window:
- the rplL gene encoding 50S ribosomal protein L7/L12 translates to MAIAKQEILEAISSMTVLELSQLIKDMEEKFGVSAAAATVAVAAPAAGGAAAAAEEQTEFTVILLAAGENKVNTIKAVREVTGLGLKEAKDLVDGAPKPVKEAVNKAEAETVKKKLEEAGAKVEVK, encoded by the coding sequence ATCGCCAAGCAGGAAATCCTCGAAGCAATCTCCAGCATGACCGTCCTCGAGCTCTCGCAGCTCATCAAGGACATGGAAGAGAAGTTCGGCGTGTCCGCCGCCGCCGCCACTGTCGCCGTTGCCGCACCCGCGGCGGGCGGCGCCGCCGCTGCAGCGGAGGAGCAGACCGAGTTCACCGTGATTCTCCTCGCCGCTGGCGAGAACAAGGTGAACACGATCAAGGCGGTGCGCGAAGTGACGGGCCTGGGCCTGAAGGAAGCCAAGGACCTCGTCGACGGCGCGCCGAAGCCGGTGAAGGAAGCCGTCAACAAGGCCGAAGCCGAAACGGTCAAGAAGAAGCTGGAAGAAGCCGGCGCCAAGGTCGAGGTGAAGTAG
- the tuf gene encoding elongation factor Tu gives MAKGKFERTKPHVNVGTIGHVDHGKTTLTAALTLVLSKKFGGEAKAYAQIDAAPEEKARGITINTAHVEYQTKNRHYAHVDCPGHADYIKNMITGAAQMDGAILVVSAADGPMPQTREHILLARQVGVPYIIVYMNKADMVDDQELLELVEMEIRELLSKYKFPGDKTPIVIGSALKALEGDTGDLGEGSIMKLADALDTYIPQPERAIDGAFLMPVEDVFSISGRGTVVTGRVERGVVKVGEEIEIVGLRATVKTVCTGVEMFRKLLDQGQAGDNVGVLLRGTKREEVERGQVLAKPGSITPHTKFECEVYVLSKEEGGRHTPFFNGYRPQFYFRTTDVTGSLELPSGVEMVMPGDNIKMVVTLIAPIAMEDGLRFAIREGGRTVGAGVVTKILE, from the coding sequence ATGGCAAAGGGCAAGTTTGAGCGGACCAAGCCGCACGTGAACGTGGGGACGATTGGCCACGTGGACCACGGGAAGACGACGCTGACGGCGGCGCTGACGCTGGTTTTGTCGAAGAAGTTCGGTGGCGAGGCGAAGGCGTACGCCCAGATCGATGCGGCGCCGGAGGAGAAGGCGCGCGGGATCACGATCAACACGGCGCACGTCGAGTACCAGACGAAGAATCGGCACTACGCGCACGTGGACTGCCCGGGCCATGCGGACTACATCAAGAACATGATCACGGGGGCGGCGCAGATGGACGGTGCGATCCTGGTGGTGTCGGCGGCCGACGGCCCGATGCCGCAGACGCGCGAGCACATCCTGCTGGCGCGCCAGGTGGGGGTGCCCTACATCATCGTGTACATGAACAAGGCGGACATGGTCGATGACCAGGAGCTGCTGGAGCTGGTCGAGATGGAGATTCGCGAGCTGCTTTCGAAGTACAAGTTTCCCGGGGACAAGACCCCGATCGTGATCGGTTCGGCGCTGAAGGCGCTGGAGGGGGACACGGGGGACCTGGGCGAGGGTTCGATCATGAAGCTGGCGGACGCGCTCGACACCTACATTCCGCAGCCGGAGCGGGCCATTGACGGGGCGTTCCTGATGCCGGTGGAGGACGTGTTCTCCATTTCGGGTCGCGGGACGGTGGTGACGGGGCGCGTGGAGCGCGGCGTGGTGAAGGTGGGCGAGGAGATCGAGATCGTGGGCCTGCGGGCGACGGTGAAGACCGTGTGCACGGGGGTGGAGATGTTCAGGAAGCTGCTGGATCAGGGGCAGGCCGGGGACAACGTGGGGGTGCTGCTGCGGGGCACGAAGCGCGAGGAGGTGGAGCGCGGCCAGGTGCTGGCCAAGCCCGGCTCGATCACGCCGCACACGAAGTTCGAGTGCGAGGTGTACGTGCTGAGCAAGGAGGAGGGCGGTCGTCACACGCCGTTCTTCAACGGCTACCGTCCGCAGTTCTATTTCCGCACGACGGACGTGACCGGTTCGCTGGAGTTGCCGTCGGGCGTCGAGATGGTGATGCCTGGCGACAACATCAAGATGGTGGTGACGCTGATTGCGCCGATCGCGATGGAGGACGGGCTACGCTTCGCCATCCGCGAAGGTGGCCGCACCGTCGGTGCCGGCGTCGTCACCAAGATCCTGGAGTAG
- the fusA gene encoding elongation factor G — translation MARKTPIDRYRNIGISAHIDAGKTTTTERILFYTGVSHKMGEVHDGATVMDWMEQERERGITITSAATTCFWKGMDGNLPEHRVNIIDTPGHVDFTIEVERSMRVLDGACMVYCAVGGVQPQSETVWRQANKYGVPRLAFVNKMDRTGANFFKVYDQMKSRLKANPVPVQIPIGAEDKFEGVVDLIRMKAIYWDEASQGMKFDLREIPADLVETAKEWREKMVESAAEASEELMNKYLESGSLTEAEVKLGIRTRTIASEIVPMMCGSAFKNKGVQAMLDGVIDYMPAPTDIPPVTGELENGEPTERRAADDEPFSGLAFKIMTDPFVGQLIFFRVYSGVINSGDTIYNPIKHKKERIGRILQMHANQREEIKEVRAGDIAAAVGLREATTGDTLCNPDKIIILERMVFPEPVISQAVEPKTKADQEKMGIALNRLAQEDPSFRVHTDEESGQTIIAGMGELHLEIIVDRMRREFGVEASVGKPQVAYRETIRKVVDSVEGKFIKQSGGRGQYGHVVLKVEPQEAGKGFEFVDAIKGGAVPREFIPAVEKGLRETLPAGVLAGYPVVDVKVTLHYGSYHEVDSNENAFKMAASIGFKEGMRRANPVLLEPMMAVEVETPEEYAGSVMGDLASRRGHLQGMDDIPGGGKVIKAEVPLSEMFGYSTSLRSATQGRATYTMEFKHYSEAPKNVAEAIINQKAAA, via the coding sequence GTGGCCCGCAAGACCCCCATCGACCGCTACCGCAACATCGGCATCTCGGCGCACATCGACGCCGGCAAGACCACGACCACGGAGCGGATCCTTTTCTACACGGGCGTCTCGCACAAGATGGGCGAGGTCCACGATGGCGCGACCGTCATGGACTGGATGGAGCAGGAGCGCGAACGCGGCATCACGATCACCTCGGCCGCGACGACCTGCTTCTGGAAGGGGATGGACGGCAATCTTCCGGAGCACCGCGTCAACATCATCGACACGCCTGGCCACGTCGACTTCACGATCGAGGTCGAGCGCTCCATGCGCGTGCTCGATGGTGCTTGCATGGTCTATTGCGCGGTTGGCGGCGTTCAGCCCCAGTCCGAGACGGTATGGCGGCAGGCCAACAAGTACGGCGTGCCGCGCCTCGCCTTCGTCAACAAGATGGACCGCACCGGCGCCAACTTCTTCAAGGTCTACGACCAGATGAAGTCGCGCCTCAAGGCGAACCCCGTCCCGGTCCAGATTCCCATCGGCGCCGAGGACAAGTTCGAGGGCGTGGTCGACCTCATCCGCATGAAGGCGATCTACTGGGACGAGGCCTCCCAGGGCATGAAGTTCGACCTGCGCGAGATCCCGGCCGACCTCGTCGAGACCGCCAAGGAATGGCGCGAGAAGATGGTCGAGAGCGCCGCCGAGGCCAGCGAAGAGCTCATGAACAAGTACCTCGAGTCGGGCAGCCTCACGGAAGCCGAAGTCAAGCTCGGCATCCGCACGCGCACGATCGCGAGCGAGATCGTGCCGATGATGTGCGGCTCGGCGTTCAAGAACAAGGGCGTGCAGGCCATGCTCGACGGCGTGATCGACTACATGCCCGCGCCAACGGATATCCCGCCGGTGACGGGCGAGCTCGAGAACGGCGAGCCGACCGAGCGGCGCGCTGCGGACGACGAGCCCTTCTCGGGCCTCGCATTCAAGATCATGACCGACCCGTTCGTCGGTCAGCTCATCTTCTTCCGCGTCTACTCCGGCGTCATCAATTCCGGCGACACGATCTACAACCCGATCAAGCACAAGAAGGAGCGCATCGGCCGGATCCTGCAGATGCACGCCAACCAGCGCGAGGAAATCAAGGAAGTCCGCGCGGGCGACATCGCCGCCGCGGTCGGCCTGCGGGAGGCGACGACGGGCGACACGCTCTGCAACCCCGACAAGATCATCATCCTGGAGCGCATGGTGTTCCCGGAACCCGTGATCTCGCAGGCCGTGGAGCCGAAGACCAAGGCGGACCAGGAAAAGATGGGCATCGCCCTCAACCGCCTGGCCCAGGAAGACCCGTCGTTCCGCGTCCACACCGACGAGGAAAGCGGCCAGACGATCATCGCCGGCATGGGCGAGCTCCACCTCGAGATCATCGTGGACCGCATGCGGCGCGAGTTCGGCGTCGAGGCGAGCGTGGGCAAGCCCCAGGTCGCCTACCGCGAGACGATCCGCAAGGTGGTCGACTCGGTCGAGGGCAAGTTCATCAAGCAGTCGGGCGGCCGCGGCCAGTACGGCCACGTCGTGCTCAAGGTGGAGCCCCAGGAAGCCGGCAAGGGCTTCGAGTTCGTCGACGCCATCAAGGGCGGCGCCGTGCCGCGCGAATTCATTCCCGCGGTGGAAAAGGGCCTGCGCGAGACGCTGCCGGCTGGCGTGCTGGCCGGATACCCCGTCGTGGACGTGAAGGTGACGCTGCACTACGGCTCGTACCACGAGGTCGATTCGAACGAGAACGCCTTCAAGATGGCCGCCTCCATCGGCTTCAAGGAGGGCATGCGCCGGGCGAACCCGGTGCTGCTCGAACCGATGATGGCCGTGGAGGTCGAGACTCCCGAGGAATACGCCGGCTCGGTAATGGGGGATCTTGCGTCCCGCCGCGGCCATCTGCAGGGCATGGACGACATTCCCGGCGGCGGGAAGGTGATCAAGGCCGAGGTGCCGCTGTCGGAGATGTTCGGCTACTCGACGAGCCTGCGCTCGGCGACCCAGGGCCGCGCCACCTACACCATGGAATTCAAGCACTACTCCGAGGCGCCGAAGAACGTCGCCGAAGCGATCATCAACCAGAAAGCTGCAGCCTGA
- the rplD gene encoding 50S ribosomal protein L4 produces MELKVINERGEALAPVAASEALFGRAYNEALVHQIVVAYQANGRAGTRAQLDRGNVKHSTKKPWRQKGTGRARSGMTSSPLWRGGGKIFPSSPEENFTHKVNRKMYRAGMASILSQLVREERLSVVDALTVDQPKTKLLTQKLKAMGLSEVLIITDQPDENLYLSSRNLPNVLVLEARHADPVNLVRFPKVLLTRGAVKHFEEALA; encoded by the coding sequence ATGGAACTCAAGGTCATCAACGAAAGGGGCGAGGCTCTCGCCCCAGTGGCCGCCTCCGAGGCCCTGTTCGGACGCGCATACAACGAGGCCCTGGTCCACCAGATCGTGGTCGCATACCAGGCCAACGGCCGCGCGGGAACGCGCGCGCAACTGGACCGCGGAAACGTCAAGCACTCGACGAAGAAGCCGTGGCGCCAGAAGGGCACCGGCCGCGCCCGCTCGGGCATGACGTCGAGCCCGCTGTGGCGCGGCGGCGGGAAGATCTTCCCGTCCTCGCCCGAAGAGAACTTCACGCACAAGGTCAACCGCAAGATGTATCGAGCGGGCATGGCTTCGATCCTGTCGCAGCTCGTCCGCGAGGAACGCCTTTCGGTGGTCGACGCACTCACGGTCGACCAGCCCAAGACGAAGCTGCTCACTCAGAAACTCAAGGCGATGGGGCTCTCCGAGGTGCTGATCATCACCGACCAGCCGGACGAGAACCTCTACCTCTCCTCGCGCAACCTGCCCAATGTGCTGGTTCTCGAGGCGCGCCATGCCGATCCGGTGAACCTCGTGCGCTTCCCCAAGGTCCTGCTTACCCGCGGCGCGGTCAAGCATTTCGAGGAGGCGCTCGCATGA
- the rplW gene encoding 50S ribosomal protein L23 gives MNVERLMKVIRAPIISEKATMVGEKHRQIVFEVLADATKAEIKAAVELLFKEQKVEVAAVNVVNLKGKQKRHGRFEGRRRDVKKAYVSLKGEGDINFVEGVA, from the coding sequence ATGAATGTCGAACGTCTGATGAAAGTCATCCGCGCCCCGATCATTTCGGAGAAGGCGACGATGGTGGGCGAGAAGCACCGCCAGATCGTGTTCGAGGTGCTCGCGGACGCGACCAAGGCCGAAATCAAGGCTGCCGTCGAACTGCTCTTCAAGGAGCAGAAGGTGGAAGTCGCCGCTGTGAACGTGGTGAACCTCAAGGGCAAGCAGAAGCGCCACGGCCGCTTCGAGGGCCGGCGCCGCGATGTCAAGAAGGCGTACGTGAGCCTCAAGGGCGAAGGCGACATCAACTTCGTGGAAGGAGTGGCATAA
- the rplC gene encoding 50S ribosomal protein L3 encodes MSLGLVGRKVGMMRIFNEDGSSVPVTVLDCAGNRVTQIKTADGDGYCAIQVAFGKRRASRVTKAMAGHFAKAGVEAGSVLSEFRVSPEALAELAVGAELKVDMFQVGQKVDVTGTSIGKGYAGVIKRYHFSSNRASHGNSRSHNSPGSIGMAQDPGRVFPGKRMAGHLGNVQRTVQLLEVARVDAERGLVMVRGSVPGAKNGSVVLLPSVKAKAPKGGK; translated from the coding sequence ATGAGTCTCGGACTCGTCGGCCGGAAGGTCGGCATGATGCGCATCTTCAACGAGGACGGCAGCAGCGTCCCCGTGACGGTGCTCGATTGCGCGGGCAACCGCGTCACCCAGATCAAGACCGCCGATGGCGACGGCTATTGCGCCATACAGGTGGCGTTCGGCAAGCGTCGCGCATCGCGCGTGACCAAGGCCATGGCCGGCCACTTCGCCAAGGCCGGGGTCGAGGCAGGCAGTGTCCTCAGCGAATTCCGCGTCTCTCCCGAGGCTCTCGCCGAGCTTGCGGTGGGCGCCGAGCTCAAGGTGGACATGTTCCAGGTCGGCCAGAAAGTCGACGTCACCGGGACTTCCATCGGCAAGGGGTACGCGGGCGTCATCAAGCGCTACCACTTCTCGTCGAACCGCGCGTCGCACGGCAACTCGCGGTCGCACAACAGCCCCGGTTCGATCGGCATGGCGCAGGATCCCGGCCGCGTCTTCCCGGGCAAGCGCATGGCCGGCCACCTCGGCAACGTTCAGCGCACGGTCCAGTTGCTCGAAGTGGCCCGCGTGGATGCCGAGCGCGGCCTCGTCATGGTGAGGGGATCGGTGCCCGGCGCGAAGAACGGCAGCGTGGTGCTGCTTCCCAGCGTGAAAGCCAAGGCGCCGAAGGGAGGCAAGTGA
- the rpsG gene encoding 30S ribosomal protein S7 yields MPRRREVPKREILPDPKFKSEEVAKFINVLMTRGKKSVAERIMYGALDQIAKKSGKDPFEVFGAAISNVKPMVEVKSRRVGGANYQVPVEVRPVRRTALAMRWLREAARKRGEKSMGQRLANELLEAAEGRGGAVKKREEVHRMAEANKAFAHYRF; encoded by the coding sequence ATGCCCCGCCGCAGAGAAGTCCCCAAGCGCGAGATCCTGCCGGATCCCAAGTTCAAGAGCGAGGAAGTCGCGAAGTTCATCAACGTGCTGATGACCCGCGGCAAGAAGAGCGTTGCCGAGCGGATCATGTACGGCGCCCTCGACCAGATCGCGAAGAAGTCGGGCAAGGATCCCTTCGAGGTCTTCGGCGCGGCGATCAGCAACGTGAAGCCGATGGTGGAAGTGAAGAGCCGGCGCGTCGGCGGCGCGAACTACCAGGTGCCGGTCGAGGTTCGCCCGGTCCGCCGCACCGCGCTCGCCATGCGCTGGCTGCGCGAGGCCGCCCGCAAGCGCGGCGAGAAGAGCATGGGCCAGCGGCTCGCCAACGAGCTCCTCGAGGCCGCGGAAGGCCGTGGCGGCGCCGTGAAGAAGCGCGAGGAAGTTCACCGCATGGCCGAGGCCAACAAGGCCTTCGCCCACTACCGCTTCTAG
- the rpsL gene encoding 30S ribosomal protein S12 has protein sequence MPTINQLLRKPRQKAVTKSKVPALGGSPQKRGVCTRVYTTTPKKPNSALRKVAKVRLTNGYEVISYIGGEGHNLQEHSVVLIRGGRVKDLPGVRYHMVRGSLDTAGVKDRKQSRSKYGTKRPKAA, from the coding sequence ATGCCCACGATCAATCAGTTGCTTCGCAAGCCGCGCCAGAAGGCCGTCACCAAGAGCAAGGTGCCCGCCCTCGGCGGCAGCCCCCAGAAGCGGGGCGTGTGCACCCGCGTCTACACCACCACCCCGAAGAAGCCGAACTCGGCGCTGCGGAAAGTCGCCAAGGTGCGCCTGACCAACGGCTACGAGGTCATCAGCTACATCGGTGGCGAAGGGCACAACCTCCAGGAACACTCGGTGGTGCTCATCCGCGGGGGCCGCGTAAAGGACCTTCCGGGCGTGCGTTACCACATGGTTCGCGGCAGCCTCGACACCGCCGGGGTGAAGGACCGCAAGCAGTCGCGCTCGAAGTACGGCACCAAGCGGCCGAAGGCCGCGTAG
- the rpoB gene encoding DNA-directed RNA polymerase subunit beta: MTTTYSFTEKKRIRKSFAKRAAVLDVPFLLATQLDSYADFLQAEVPPSERRDAGLQSAFTSVFPISSHSGNARLEFVSFALGEPPFDVVECQQRGLTFASPLRAKVRLTIMDREATKPTVKEVKEQEVYMGEIPLMTRNGSFVVNGTERVIVSQLHRSPGVFFEHDRGKTHSSGKLLFSARVIPYRGSWLDFEFDPKDFLYFRVDRRRKMPVTILLKALGYTPERILAEFFAFDTFHFGKKGIEFDVVPERLKGEIARFDIVTKAGKTIVQKDKRITVKHIREMEAAGMKKLSVEPDFLLGRTLAKGIVNKETGEIVANANEEITEILLKKFEEAAVEQVQTIYVNDLDQGPYISQTLRIDESVDQLNAQVAIYRMMRPGEPPTEEAVKTLFNGLFFSEDRYDLSDVGRMKFNRRVGRDELTGAMTLSTEDIVAVIRILVELRNGRGEIDDIDHLGNRRVRSVGELAENQFRSGLVRVERAVRERLSQAESENLMPHDLINAKPVSAAIKEFFGSSQLSQFMDQTNPLSEITHKRRISALGPGGLTRERAGFEVRDVHPTHYGRVCPIETPEGPNIGLINSLALYARTNDYGFIETPYRRVKDRKVTKDIEFLSAIEEGKYVIAQANAALDKSGHFVDELVSCRHRNEFTLSAPDRIEYIDVAPSQIVSVAASLIPFLEHDDANRALMGSNMQRQAVPCLRAEKPFVGTGIERTVAIDSGTAVQARRGGRVDYVDAGRIVTRVNDSETDAGKAGVDIYNLTKYTRSNQNTNINQRPLVKVGDVIAAGDVIADGASTDMGELALGQNLLVAFMPWNGYNFEDSILISERVVADDRYTSIHIEELVVVARDTKLGPEEITRDISNLSERMLARLDESGIVYIGAEVEAGDVLVGKVTPKGETQLTPEEKLLRAIFGEKASDVKDTSLRVPSGISGCVIDVQVFTREGIQRDKRAQQIIDDQLKDYRKDLHDQLRIVEDDLFARLERMLNGKAAKGGPKKLARGAKLSKAYLAELERHEWFDIRLADEEGAAQLEQLRESLDLTRKEFDRAFEEKKKKLTQGDELPPGVQKMVKVYVAVKRRLQPGDKMAGRHGNKGVISKIVPVEDMPFMADGTSVDIVLNPLGVPSRMNVGQILETHLGWAAKGLGQKIGEMLRGHESVSKLRKYLDKIYNSTGKKEDLAAFTDAEVIELSENLSRGVPFATPVFDGATEAEIKDMLELAGLPRSGQIALHDGRTGDAFDREVTVGYMHILKLHHLVDDKMHARSTGPYSLVTQQPLGGKAQFGGQRFGEMEVWALEAYGAAYTLQEMLTVKSDDTQGRTKVYESIVKGEHKIEAGMPESFNVLVKEIRSLAIDIDLERY; encoded by the coding sequence ATGACCACGACCTACTCGTTCACCGAGAAGAAGCGCATTCGCAAGAGTTTCGCCAAGCGGGCGGCCGTCCTCGACGTGCCGTTCCTCCTGGCCACGCAGCTCGATTCCTACGCCGATTTCCTGCAGGCCGAGGTGCCTCCGAGCGAGCGCCGCGATGCCGGCCTGCAGTCGGCCTTCACATCCGTCTTCCCGATCTCCAGCCATTCGGGCAACGCGCGCCTGGAATTCGTGAGCTTCGCCCTCGGCGAGCCCCCGTTCGACGTGGTCGAGTGCCAGCAGCGCGGCCTCACGTTCGCCAGCCCCCTGCGCGCCAAGGTGCGGCTCACGATCATGGACCGCGAGGCGACCAAGCCGACGGTCAAGGAAGTGAAGGAGCAGGAGGTGTACATGGGCGAGATCCCGCTCATGACGCGAAACGGCTCCTTCGTCGTGAACGGGACCGAGCGCGTGATCGTGAGCCAGCTCCACCGCTCCCCTGGCGTCTTCTTCGAGCACGACCGCGGCAAGACCCACTCCTCCGGCAAGCTCCTCTTCTCCGCCCGCGTGATTCCCTACCGCGGCTCCTGGCTCGACTTCGAGTTCGACCCGAAGGACTTCCTGTACTTCCGCGTCGACCGCCGCCGCAAGATGCCGGTCACCATCCTCCTGAAGGCGCTGGGCTACACGCCCGAGCGCATCCTCGCCGAGTTCTTCGCGTTCGACACGTTCCACTTCGGCAAGAAGGGCATCGAGTTCGATGTCGTGCCCGAGCGCCTGAAGGGCGAGATCGCCCGCTTCGACATCGTCACCAAGGCCGGCAAGACGATCGTCCAGAAGGACAAGCGCATCACGGTGAAGCACATCCGCGAGATGGAGGCCGCCGGAATGAAGAAGCTCTCCGTCGAGCCCGATTTCCTCCTCGGGCGCACGCTCGCCAAGGGCATCGTCAACAAGGAGACCGGCGAGATCGTCGCCAACGCCAACGAGGAGATCACCGAGATCCTCCTCAAGAAGTTCGAGGAGGCCGCAGTCGAGCAGGTGCAGACGATTTACGTGAACGACCTCGACCAGGGACCGTACATCTCGCAGACACTGCGCATCGACGAATCGGTCGACCAGCTGAACGCCCAGGTCGCGATCTACCGCATGATGCGCCCCGGCGAGCCGCCGACCGAGGAGGCCGTGAAGACCCTCTTCAACGGGCTCTTCTTCAGCGAGGACCGCTACGACCTGTCGGACGTGGGCCGCATGAAGTTCAACCGCCGCGTGGGCAGGGACGAGCTCACCGGCGCGATGACGCTCTCGACCGAGGACATCGTCGCGGTCATCCGCATCCTGGTGGAGCTGCGCAACGGCCGCGGCGAGATCGACGACATCGACCATCTCGGAAACCGCCGCGTGCGCTCCGTCGGCGAGCTTGCGGAGAACCAGTTCCGCTCCGGCCTCGTGCGCGTCGAGCGCGCGGTGCGCGAGCGCCTCTCGCAGGCCGAGAGCGAGAACCTGATGCCGCACGACCTCATCAACGCGAAGCCCGTCTCCGCCGCGATCAAGGAGTTCTTCGGCTCCAGCCAGCTCTCGCAGTTCATGGACCAGACGAACCCGCTCTCCGAGATCACGCACAAGCGCCGCATCTCGGCGCTCGGACCCGGGGGCCTCACGCGCGAGCGCGCCGGCTTCGAGGTGCGCGACGTGCACCCGACCCACTACGGCCGCGTGTGCCCGATCGAGACGCCTGAAGGCCCGAACATCGGCCTCATCAACTCGCTCGCCCTGTACGCGCGCACCAACGACTACGGCTTCATCGAGACGCCCTATCGCCGCGTGAAGGACAGGAAAGTCACGAAGGACATCGAGTTCCTGTCGGCGATCGAGGAAGGCAAGTACGTGATCGCCCAGGCGAACGCGGCCCTCGACAAGTCCGGTCACTTCGTCGACGAGCTGGTCTCCTGCCGTCACCGCAACGAATTCACCCTCTCGGCTCCGGACAGGATCGAGTACATCGACGTGGCGCCCTCGCAGATCGTGTCGGTTGCCGCCTCGCTCATCCCGTTCCTCGAGCACGACGACGCGAACCGCGCCCTCATGGGTTCGAACATGCAGCGCCAGGCGGTGCCGTGTCTTCGCGCCGAGAAGCCGTTCGTCGGAACCGGCATCGAGCGCACGGTCGCGATCGACTCCGGCACCGCCGTCCAGGCGCGACGGGGCGGGCGCGTCGATTACGTCGATGCGGGCCGAATCGTGACGCGGGTGAACGACAGCGAGACCGATGCCGGCAAGGCGGGCGTCGACATCTACAACCTCACGAAGTACACGCGCTCCAACCAGAACACGAACATCAACCAGCGTCCCTTGGTGAAGGTGGGCGACGTGATCGCCGCGGGCGACGTGATCGCCGACGGGGCCTCGACCGACATGGGCGAACTCGCCCTCGGCCAGAATCTCCTCGTCGCGTTCATGCCGTGGAACGGTTACAACTTCGAGGACTCGATCCTCATCTCCGAGCGCGTGGTCGCCGACGACCGCTACACCTCGATCCACATCGAGGAGCTGGTGGTCGTCGCCCGGGACACCAAGCTCGGCCCCGAGGAGATCACGCGGGACATCTCGAACCTGTCCGAGCGCATGCTCGCGCGGCTCGACGAATCCGGCATCGTGTACATCGGCGCCGAGGTCGAGGCGGGCGACGTCCTCGTCGGCAAGGTGACGCCCAAGGGCGAGACCCAGCTCACGCCGGAGGAGAAGCTCCTGCGTGCGATCTTCGGCGAGAAGGCCTCCGACGTGAAGGACACCAGCCTCAGGGTGCCTTCCGGCATCTCCGGCTGCGTGATCGACGTGCAGGTGTTCACCCGCGAGGGAATCCAGCGCGACAAGCGCGCCCAGCAGATCATCGACGACCAGCTCAAGGACTACCGCAAGGACCTCCACGACCAGCTGCGCATCGTCGAGGACGACCTGTTCGCACGCCTGGAGCGCATGCTCAACGGCAAGGCCGCCAAGGGCGGCCCGAAGAAGCTGGCCAGGGGTGCGAAGCTCTCCAAGGCCTACCTTGCCGAACTCGAGCGCCACGAGTGGTTCGACATCCGGCTCGCCGACGAGGAAGGCGCCGCCCAGCTCGAGCAGCTGCGCGAATCGCTCGACCTCACCCGCAAGGAGTTCGACCGCGCCTTCGAGGAGAAGAAGAAGAAGCTCACGCAGGGCGACGAGCTGCCGCCGGGCGTGCAGAAGATGGTGAAGGTGTATGTCGCGGTCAAGCGCCGGCTTCAGCCAGGCGACAAGATGGCCGGGCGCCACGGCAACAAGGGCGTGATCTCCAAGATCGTGCCCGTGGAGGACATGCCGTTCATGGCGGACGGCACCTCCGTCGACATCGTTCTCAATCCCCTGGGCGTGCCGTCGCGGATGAACGTTGGCCAGATCCTCGAGACCCACCTCGGGTGGGCGGCCAAGGGGCTGGGCCAGAAGATCGGCGAGATGCTCCGCGGCCACGAGAGCGTGTCCAAGCTGCGCAAGTACCTGGACAAGATCTACAACTCCACCGGCAAGAAGGAGGACCTCGCAGCCTTCACGGACGCGGAGGTCATCGAGCTTTCGGAGAACCTCTCCAGGGGCGTGCCCTTCGCCACGCCGGTTTTCGACGGCGCGACCGAGGCCGAGATCAAGGACATGCTCGAGCTGGCCGGGTTGCCCCGCAGTGGTCAGATCGCACTGCATGACGGCCGCACCGGCGACGCGTTCGACCGCGAAGTGACGGTGGGTTACATGCACATCCTGAAGCTGCACCATCTCGTGGACGACAAGATGCACGCGCGCTCGACCGGCCCGTACTCGCTCGTCACGCAGCAGCCGCTGGGCGGCAAGGCGCAGTTCGGCGGCCAGCGCTTCGGCGAGATGGAAGTCTGGGCGCTCGAGGCCTACGGCGCGGCCTACACCCTGCAGGAAATGCTCACCGTCAAGTCCGACGACACGCAGGGTCGCACCAAGGTCTACGAGAGCATCGTGAAGGGAGAGCACAAGATCGAGGCGGGAATGCCCGAGTCGTTCAACGTGCTGGTGAAGGAAATCCGTTCGCTCGCGATCGACATCGATCTCGAACGCTACTGA
- the rpsJ gene encoding 30S ribosomal protein S10, with the protein MAQNPGKQKIRIRLKAFDYKLIDQSAQEIVETAKRTGAVVKGPVPMPTRIERFDVLRSPHKNKTSRDQFEIRTHLRLMDIIDPTDKTVDALMKLDLPAGVDVEIKL; encoded by the coding sequence ATGGCCCAGAATCCCGGCAAGCAGAAGATCCGCATCCGCCTCAAGGCGTTCGACTACAAGCTGATCGACCAGTCGGCGCAGGAAATCGTGGAAACCGCCAAGCGCACGGGTGCGGTCGTGAAAGGGCCGGTGCCGATGCCCACCCGCATCGAGCGCTTCGACGTCCTGCGCTCGCCGCACAAGAACAAGACGTCGCGTGACCAGTTCGAGATCCGCACGCACCTGCGCCTGATGGACATCATCGATCCGACCGACAAGACGGTCGATGCACTCATGAAACTCGACCTGCCGGCCGGGGTCGACGTGGAGATCAAGCTGTAG